In bacterium, a genomic segment contains:
- a CDS encoding NAD-dependent epimerase/dehydratase family protein codes for MRVYITGGSGFFGRVLKRKFEEGGHTVIAPRSSEVDLLDGNAVAESVKEAAPELLVHSAAYYGGLGINVHEPDNLFHINTLMIANIYAAAAKAGVPKVQGIGSACAYPGHIDGDLIETEFWNGELHHSVVAYGFSKKLQEIAQQVYKKKMGMKTQLPLPTNLYGEHDVFGEYRSHVLAALVKRFADAKLSGAPSLTNWGTGSPIREFIYVDDAAEACYRLAMSDYEGRLNIGTGIGTSIKELSEMIATEVGYEGEILWDATKPDGIHRKVLEVTKMKSVLQWSPPTALRDGLRKTIRWYLANKEQADARP; via the coding sequence ATGCGAGTCTACATCACTGGCGGCTCCGGTTTTTTTGGCCGGGTGCTAAAGCGGAAATTTGAAGAGGGTGGACATACCGTTATTGCTCCGCGTTCGAGTGAAGTCGATTTACTCGATGGCAATGCGGTTGCGGAGTCAGTAAAAGAAGCGGCTCCTGAGCTGCTGGTGCATTCTGCCGCGTACTACGGCGGACTCGGCATTAACGTTCACGAACCGGATAACCTGTTTCACATCAACACGCTGATGATTGCAAATATCTATGCCGCCGCTGCAAAAGCGGGAGTTCCGAAAGTACAGGGAATCGGCAGTGCATGCGCGTATCCGGGACATATCGATGGGGATTTAATCGAGACCGAATTCTGGAACGGCGAGCTGCATCATTCGGTCGTTGCTTATGGATTCTCGAAAAAGTTGCAGGAAATCGCCCAACAAGTTTACAAAAAGAAAATGGGAATGAAGACCCAACTCCCGCTTCCCACGAATCTCTACGGCGAACACGATGTATTCGGTGAGTACCGCAGTCATGTGCTTGCCGCATTGGTGAAGCGATTTGCCGATGCAAAATTGAGCGGTGCGCCTTCGCTCACCAATTGGGGTACTGGGTCACCGATTCGTGAATTTATTTACGTCGATGACGCCGCGGAAGCCTGTTACCGTCTTGCGATGAGCGATTACGAGGGCCGTCTGAACATCGGCACCGGCATCGGCACCAGTATAAAAGAGTTATCGGAAATGATTGCGACGGAAGTCGGTTACGAAGGTGAAATTCTCTGGGATGCCACAAAACCGGATGGCATTCATCGCAAGGTGCTCGAAGTAACCAAGATGAAGAGTGTTTTGCAATGGTCGCCGCCGACCGCGCTGCGAGACGGTTTGCGAAAAACGATCCGCTGGTATCTCGCAAACAAAGAGCAGGCGGATGCCCGCCCATAG
- a CDS encoding NAD(P)-dependent oxidoreductase, which translates to VGSVLIPLLLESSCSVRVVDRLLFGGHGLIPYFINPRFQFVQGDIRDERTMAEAVKGVDAIIHLAAIVGFPACKKDPHLAETTNFEGTVLLNKLRDKSNVPIIMASTGSNYGYVADGICREDTPLNPLTIYGTTKTRAEQHLLDAGNVVIYRYATAFGLSPRLRLDLLINDFVFTALSKNFLLIYEKDFKRTFIHVRDMARSFVFALDHVDKMKDNIYNVGNEMLNLSKADVAEYLKTKFDYFLEYADTGSDPDQRNYEVDYSKIRKAGFHTTIGFEDGVDELIRGLKMIEIHNPYSNV; encoded by the coding sequence ATGTTGGATCGGTTCTGATCCCACTACTTCTCGAAAGCAGTTGCTCGGTTCGCGTGGTCGATCGCTTGCTCTTCGGCGGGCACGGTTTGATTCCCTATTTCATCAATCCGCGCTTTCAATTCGTTCAAGGGGACATTCGCGACGAACGTACGATGGCGGAAGCGGTTAAAGGTGTCGATGCGATAATCCATTTGGCGGCGATTGTCGGGTTTCCGGCGTGTAAGAAAGACCCCCATTTAGCTGAAACGACCAATTTCGAGGGAACGGTTCTCCTCAACAAGCTTCGCGATAAGAGCAATGTTCCGATCATCATGGCGTCAACCGGTTCCAATTACGGGTATGTCGCAGATGGTATCTGTCGCGAAGATACGCCGCTCAATCCATTGACGATCTACGGTACGACGAAAACCCGTGCCGAACAGCATCTGCTTGATGCCGGAAATGTCGTGATCTATCGCTATGCGACTGCATTCGGATTGAGTCCGCGGCTTCGGTTGGATCTATTGATCAACGACTTTGTGTTTACCGCGTTATCGAAAAATTTCCTCCTCATTTATGAGAAGGATTTCAAGCGTACGTTCATTCATGTCCGCGATATGGCGCGCTCGTTTGTTTTCGCATTGGATCATGTCGACAAGATGAAGGACAACATCTACAATGTCGGAAACGAGATGTTGAATCTCTCGAAAGCCGATGTGGCCGAGTATCTCAAAACCAAATTCGATTACTTCCTCGAGTACGCTGATACCGGTTCCGATCCCGATCAACGCAATTACGAAGTCGACTACTCGAAGATTCGGAAAGCGGGATTCCATACGACAATTGGCTTTGAAGACGGCGTCGATGAATTGATCCGCGGATTGAAAATGATCGAGATTCACAACCCCTATTCCAACGTGTAA